One segment of Polaribacter huanghezhanensis DNA contains the following:
- a CDS encoding HupE/UreJ family protein has product MDNFLLYVKMGLYHVLDFAAYDHILFLIALAVVFEFYQLKKVLWLITLFTIGHSLTLALSAYGVLKIDVKVVEFLIPVTIFITSIVNIFNLGKTSKNKDNINLIFALIFGLIHGLGFSNYFRMMIGREEDKLMPLLEFALGIELSQVIIVLSILIVGALMQSFFKVTKRDWILVISSIVIGFVIPMMIERLFW; this is encoded by the coding sequence ATGGATAATTTTCTTTTATATGTAAAAATGGGACTCTATCATGTGTTAGATTTTGCTGCCTATGATCACATCCTTTTTTTAATTGCGTTGGCTGTTGTTTTTGAATTTTATCAACTAAAAAAAGTTTTGTGGTTAATCACGTTATTTACAATTGGCCATAGTTTAACTTTAGCTTTATCGGCATACGGAGTTTTAAAAATTGACGTAAAAGTTGTAGAGTTTTTAATTCCGGTTACTATTTTTATCACCAGTATTGTAAATATTTTTAACCTAGGAAAAACATCAAAAAATAAAGATAATATCAATTTAATTTTTGCCTTAATTTTTGGCTTGATTCACGGTTTAGGATTTTCTAATTATTTTAGAATGATGATTGGACGAGAAGAAGACAAATTAATGCCACTATTAGAATTTGCGTTAGGAATCGAACTATCGCAAGTAATTATTGTTTTAAGCATCTTAATTGTTGGCGCTTTAATGCAATCCTTTTTTAAAGTTACCAAAAGGGATTGGATTTTAGTCATCTCGTCTATTGTAATTGGTTTTGTAATACCAATGATGATAGAACGCCTTTTTTGGTAA
- a CDS encoding deoxycytidylate deaminase, translated as MNKKQHKYDTAYLKMAQEWAKLSHCERKQVGALIVKDRMIISDGFNGTPTGFENFCEDEENYTKWYVLHAEANAILKVASSTQSCKDATLYITMSPCKECSKLIHQAGIKRVVYANAYKDDTGLQFLKKAGVELMHLTHEE; from the coding sequence ATGAATAAAAAGCAACACAAATACGATACTGCTTATCTGAAAATGGCTCAAGAATGGGCAAAATTATCGCACTGCGAACGCAAACAAGTGGGCGCTTTGATTGTAAAAGACAGAATGATTATTTCTGACGGATTTAACGGAACTCCAACTGGTTTTGAAAACTTTTGCGAAGACGAAGAAAATTACACAAAATGGTATGTGTTGCATGCAGAAGCAAATGCCATCTTAAAAGTTGCTTCTTCTACACAATCTTGTAAAGATGCAACGTTATACATCACGATGTCGCCTTGTAAAGAATGTAGTAAATTAATTCATCAAGCAGGAATAAAAAGAGTGGTATATGCAAATGCTTATAAAGATGATACTGGTTTGCAATTCTTAAAAAAAGCAGGTGTAGAACTAATGCATTTAACACATGAAGAATAA
- a CDS encoding S41 family peptidase, with protein MKNKNYLPIYFAFAIVFGVLIGSFFNGGNSSRNLFAKKSSNEAKIKRLMDYIQRDYVDSVNTENLLDGAITQILGKLDPHSVYIPKENLQAITENMQGNFVGIGVQFRMIKDSITVIQPIKGGPSIKAGIKAGDRILMADKDTLFGKNYSSNAIPKFLKGKSNTTINLQVYRKSTDSLFTISLKRGKVAIKSVDVSYMINDSIGYIKLERFARTSYSEFKTALTKLQEKGMTDLVLDLRGNGGGYVDIATKIVDEFLEDGKLIVFTKDNKGTVDESYATNRGAFENGGLYILIDQNSASASEIVAGALQDNDRGTTIGRRSFGKGLVQEELDLGDGSAVRLTIARYYTPTGRSIQKPYEKGKGAKYSRDINNRIKSGELLNRDSIKVVDSLQFTTPKGKVVYGGGGIIPDVFVAVDTTSYLNNFYFNTIQNFAFDLVDANRKELSKNSLDSFLKNYDINKSYKEYLKSINTTLKDSKRRYAKRFKPSKKVEKTLKEYLKATIASQIYGDDGFYRVIQADDKMLQKVLELESNN; from the coding sequence ATGAAGAATAAAAATTATTTACCAATCTATTTTGCTTTTGCAATTGTATTTGGCGTTTTAATAGGAAGTTTTTTTAATGGAGGAAATTCTTCTAGAAATTTATTTGCAAAAAAATCTTCGAACGAAGCAAAAATAAAACGCTTAATGGACTACATCCAAAGAGATTATGTTGATAGCGTAAATACAGAAAATTTATTGGACGGCGCAATTACACAAATCTTAGGAAAATTAGATCCGCATTCTGTGTACATTCCAAAAGAAAACTTGCAAGCAATTACCGAAAACATGCAAGGTAATTTTGTGGGAATTGGCGTTCAGTTTAGAATGATAAAAGATTCTATTACGGTAATTCAACCTATAAAAGGCGGGCCAAGTATTAAAGCGGGAATTAAAGCTGGAGACCGAATTTTAATGGCAGATAAAGACACGTTATTTGGTAAAAATTATTCTAGCAATGCAATTCCAAAATTTTTAAAAGGCAAATCAAACACAACTATTAATTTACAAGTCTATAGAAAATCTACCGACTCTTTGTTTACCATTTCTCTAAAAAGAGGAAAAGTTGCCATAAAAAGTGTCGATGTTTCGTATATGATAAACGATTCTATCGGTTACATCAAATTAGAACGTTTTGCCAGAACATCTTACAGCGAATTTAAAACTGCCTTAACAAAACTCCAAGAAAAAGGAATGACCGATTTGGTCTTAGATCTTAGAGGAAATGGCGGCGGATATGTAGATATTGCAACCAAAATTGTGGATGAATTTTTAGAAGACGGAAAACTCATTGTTTTTACCAAAGACAATAAAGGAACTGTTGACGAATCGTATGCTACAAATCGTGGTGCTTTTGAAAATGGCGGATTGTATATTTTAATCGATCAAAATTCTGCTTCAGCTTCAGAGATTGTTGCTGGTGCTTTGCAAGATAACGATCGCGGAACAACTATTGGAAGACGTTCTTTCGGAAAAGGTTTGGTGCAAGAAGAATTAGATTTAGGCGATGGTTCTGCTGTTCGTTTAACTATTGCGCGTTATTATACGCCAACTGGGAGATCCATTCAAAAACCATATGAAAAAGGAAAAGGAGCAAAATATTCTCGAGATATTAATAACAGAATTAAAAGCGGAGAATTATTAAATAGAGACAGCATTAAAGTAGTTGATTCTTTACAATTTACAACGCCAAAAGGGAAAGTTGTTTATGGCGGCGGCGGAATTATTCCCGACGTTTTTGTTGCTGTTGATACAACATCCTATTTAAATAATTTCTATTTTAATACCATTCAGAATTTTGCTTTTGATTTGGTGGATGCCAACAGAAAAGAATTATCAAAAAATAGTTTAGATAGTTTTCTCAAAAATTATGACATCAACAAATCGTATAAGGAATATTTGAAAAGCATCAACACCACTTTAAAAGATTCTAAAAGACGTTATGCAAAGCGATTTAAGCCATCAAAAAAGGTGGAAAAAACTTTAAAAGAATATTTAAAAGCTACTATTGCAAGTCAAATTTATGGCGATGATGGTTTTTACAGAGTCATACAAGCTGACGATAAAATGCTGCAAAAAGTTTTAGAGTTGGAAAGTAATAATTAA
- a CDS encoding UDP-2,3-diacylglucosamine diphosphatase — MKIPNNKKIYFASDQHLGAPTAEASFPREQKFVAWLNEVKEDAAAIFLLGDLFDFWFEYKTVVPKGFVRVLGKLAEIKDSGIPIYFFVGNHDLWMKDYFEKELNIPVYHKPQEFTFNNTSLFIGHGDGLGPGDKGYKRMKKVFTFPLFQWIFKWLHPDVGMKLGQYMSVKNKLISGEEDAVFLGEENEWLAQYCNRKLETKHYDYFVFGHRHLPLDIQLTENSKYINLGDWIGHFTYGVFEEEELSLKKY; from the coding sequence ATCAAGATTCCAAACAATAAAAAAATTTACTTCGCTTCCGATCAGCATTTAGGAGCTCCAACTGCAGAAGCTAGCTTCCCTAGAGAACAAAAATTTGTTGCGTGGTTAAACGAAGTAAAAGAAGATGCCGCAGCTATTTTTTTACTGGGTGATTTATTTGATTTTTGGTTCGAATATAAAACGGTTGTTCCAAAAGGATTTGTAAGAGTTTTAGGAAAATTAGCAGAAATAAAAGACAGCGGAATTCCGATTTACTTTTTTGTAGGAAACCACGATTTATGGATGAAAGATTACTTTGAAAAAGAATTGAACATTCCTGTGTATCACAAACCACAAGAATTCACTTTTAACAACACTTCTTTATTTATTGGTCATGGCGATGGATTAGGTCCTGGAGACAAAGGCTATAAACGCATGAAAAAAGTATTTACTTTTCCGTTGTTTCAATGGATTTTTAAATGGTTACATCCAGATGTAGGAATGAAATTAGGACAATACATGTCTGTTAAAAACAAACTAATTTCTGGCGAAGAAGATGCCGTTTTTTTAGGCGAAGAAAACGAATGGCTGGCACAATATTGCAACCGCAAATTAGAAACCAAACATTACGATTATTTTGTATTTGGACACAGACATTTGCCTTTAGATATTCAGTTAACAGAAAACAGCAAATACATAAATTTAGGCGATTGGATTGGTCATTTTACCTATGGTGTTTTTGAAGAGGAAGAATTATCCTTAAAAAAGTATTAA
- a CDS encoding AAA family ATPase, with the protein MNVDVRAINEKIERESAFIDILTLEMNKVIVGQKDMIERLLIGLLGNGHILLEGVPGLAKTLAINTLSKAIQASFSRVQFTPDLLPADVVGTMIYNMKENDFMIKKGPIFANFVLADEINRAPAKVQSALLEAMQERQITIGDTTFKLDEPFLVMATQNPVEQEGTYPLPEAQVDRFMLKVVIDYPKISDEQTIMRQNLNNDYITVNPVVSVAQILKAREVVNEVYMDEKIEKYILDIIFATRYPDKYNLPNLNSLISFGASPRGSINLAKAAKCYAFIKRRGYVIPEDVRAVVHDVLRHRIGITYEAEAENITSEDIINSIINEVEVP; encoded by the coding sequence ATGAATGTAGATGTAAGAGCAATCAATGAAAAGATTGAAAGAGAAAGTGCCTTTATAGACATTTTAACCTTAGAAATGAACAAAGTTATTGTCGGGCAAAAAGACATGATTGAACGATTGTTAATTGGTTTGTTAGGAAACGGGCATATTCTTCTTGAAGGAGTTCCTGGTTTGGCAAAAACATTAGCAATTAACACATTATCTAAAGCGATTCAAGCTTCTTTTAGTAGAGTTCAGTTTACTCCAGATTTATTGCCTGCGGATGTTGTTGGAACCATGATTTACAACATGAAAGAAAATGATTTCATGATTAAAAAAGGTCCAATTTTTGCAAATTTTGTGTTGGCGGATGAGATTAACAGAGCGCCAGCAAAAGTGCAATCTGCTTTGTTAGAAGCCATGCAAGAACGCCAAATTACAATTGGCGATACTACGTTTAAATTAGACGAACCTTTTTTAGTAATGGCAACGCAAAATCCGGTAGAACAAGAAGGAACCTATCCTTTACCAGAAGCACAAGTTGACCGTTTTATGTTAAAAGTAGTGATTGATTATCCAAAAATTTCGGATGAGCAAACCATTATGCGTCAGAATTTAAACAACGATTATATCACTGTGAATCCTGTAGTTTCTGTAGCGCAAATCTTAAAAGCTCGTGAAGTTGTAAATGAAGTGTATATGGATGAAAAAATTGAAAAATACATTCTAGATATCATTTTTGCAACGCGTTATCCAGATAAATATAACTTACCTAATTTAAACTCATTAATTAGTTTTGGAGCTTCACCTCGTGGAAGTATCAACTTGGCAAAAGCTGCAAAATGTTATGCTTTTATAAAACGAAGAGGCTATGTCATTCCTGAAGATGTTAGAGCTGTTGTACACGATGTGCTGCGTCATAGAATCGGAATTACTTACGAAGCTGAAGCTGAAAACATCACTTCAGAAGACATTATAAACAGCATTATTAACGAAGTTGAAGTACCATAG
- a CDS encoding DUF58 domain-containing protein — protein sequence MDTKEILKKVRKIEIKTRRLSDDIFGGEYHSTFKGRGMTFSEVRQYQYGDDIRAIDWNVTARYNEPYVKVFEEERELTMLLMVDVSGSEYFGTNQQFKRDTATEIAATLAFSAIQNNDKVGLMLFSDQVELYIPPKKGKSHVLRIIRELIEFKPKSKQTNINEALKFLSNVLKKKAIVFLLSDFMDDDYEQTLKIAGRKHDVTGIKIFDKHDEEIPNLGIVPMQDAETGNVQLVNTSAKSIRTNYKANALRLQDYYTKTFSKSGAGTITTRVDGDYVKKLLGYFKHKG from the coding sequence ATGGATACAAAAGAAATACTTAAAAAAGTACGAAAAATAGAAATCAAGACACGTCGTTTGTCTGATGATATTTTTGGTGGCGAATATCATTCTACTTTCAAAGGTCGTGGTATGACGTTTTCTGAAGTGCGTCAATATCAATATGGTGATGATATTAGAGCCATCGATTGGAATGTTACTGCACGCTACAACGAACCTTATGTAAAAGTTTTTGAAGAAGAACGAGAATTAACCATGCTATTAATGGTTGATGTTTCTGGCTCGGAATACTTTGGTACAAATCAGCAATTTAAAAGAGATACGGCAACAGAAATTGCCGCAACTTTGGCTTTCTCTGCTATTCAAAACAACGATAAAGTTGGATTGATGCTATTTTCTGATCAAGTAGAATTATACATTCCGCCAAAAAAAGGAAAAAGTCATGTGTTAAGAATCATCCGAGAATTGATTGAGTTTAAACCAAAAAGCAAACAAACGAACATCAACGAAGCGTTAAAATTTTTATCAAACGTGCTAAAAAAGAAAGCAATTGTTTTTTTATTATCAGATTTTATGGATGATGATTACGAACAAACATTAAAAATTGCGGGAAGAAAACACGATGTTACAGGAATCAAAATTTTTGACAAACACGATGAAGAAATTCCGAATTTAGGAATTGTACCTATGCAAGATGCAGAAACTGGCAACGTGCAATTGGTCAATACAAGTGCTAAAAGCATCAGAACAAATTACAAAGCAAATGCCTTGCGTTTACAAGATTATTACACAAAAACATTTAGCAAATCTGGAGCAGGAACAATTACAACTCGTGTAGATGGCGATTATGTAAAAAAATTATTAGGCTATTTTAAACACAAAGGATAA
- a CDS encoding vWA domain-containing protein has protein sequence MNWNNFEFHSPEFFWLFAIIPFVILWRVLVRKKSAATLTIPSLKGFKAEQSIVSKLKPLLFILRISALCLLILALARPRNVAVSKKTKSNRGIDIVMAIDVSASMLARDLKPNRLEALKKVAIDFVNQRPNDRIGIVLYAGESFTQTPITSDKGIVKRTISEIKWGQLEGGTAIGMGLGSAVNRLKESKAKSKVIILLTDGVNNSGFIDPKTATELAKELSIKVYTIGIGTNGMADFPAFKDPRTGKLIFRKQQVEIDEDLLKYIANQTEGKYFRATDNIELKAIYDEINKLEKTKIEEFKYYNYQELYRSLVLIALGLLVLEYLLKKTLFKSFI, from the coding sequence ATGAACTGGAATAATTTTGAGTTTCATAGTCCAGAATTTTTCTGGTTGTTTGCGATAATTCCGTTTGTAATTCTTTGGCGCGTTTTAGTTCGTAAAAAAAGTGCAGCAACATTAACAATACCAAGTTTAAAAGGATTTAAAGCGGAGCAATCTATCGTTTCAAAACTAAAACCTCTTTTATTTATTTTAAGAATTAGTGCTTTGTGTCTTCTAATTTTAGCATTGGCAAGACCAAGAAACGTTGCTGTAAGTAAAAAAACAAAAAGCAATAGAGGAATTGATATTGTTATGGCAATTGATGTTTCTGCAAGTATGTTGGCCAGAGATTTAAAGCCAAACAGATTAGAAGCTCTAAAAAAAGTAGCTATAGATTTTGTAAACCAAAGACCAAATGACAGAATCGGAATTGTTTTGTATGCAGGAGAGAGTTTTACACAAACTCCAATTACAAGCGATAAAGGAATTGTAAAAAGAACCATTTCTGAAATTAAATGGGGACAATTAGAAGGCGGAACTGCAATTGGAATGGGATTAGGTTCTGCTGTAAACAGATTGAAAGAAAGTAAAGCCAAGAGCAAAGTCATTATTTTATTGACAGACGGAGTAAATAATTCTGGATTTATCGACCCAAAGACAGCAACAGAATTGGCAAAAGAACTTTCTATAAAAGTATATACCATCGGAATTGGAACAAACGGAATGGCAGATTTTCCTGCATTTAAAGATCCAAGAACAGGAAAATTAATTTTTAGAAAACAACAAGTAGAAATTGATGAAGATTTGTTAAAATATATTGCAAATCAAACAGAAGGAAAATATTTTAGAGCAACAGACAACATAGAATTAAAAGCTATTTACGACGAAATTAACAAGTTAGAAAAAACAAAAATAGAAGAATTTAAATATTATAATTATCAAGAATTGTATAGAAGTTTAGTGCTTATAGCATTAGGATTATTAGTATTAGAATATCTGTTGAAAAAAACACTGTTTAAAAGTTTTATTTAA
- a CDS encoding VWA domain-containing protein: MYQIEEPTYFYYLAIIPVIIVLFLLAFWWKKRTQKRFTDSLLLEKLAPNTSTFKSVLKMIFLIIGIGFLVISLVNPKMGTKLKTVKREGVDVVFALDVSKSMLTEDIAPNRLEKAKQIISKIIDKLGSDRVGIIIYAGNSYPLLPITTDHAAAKMFLQNASPDMVSSQGTAINEALNLAKTYYNNDEQTNRFLIILSDGEDHQEDTKQVAQNMSKEGIKVYTIGVGTEKGGPIPMKISGSLIGYKKYKGETVISKRKPEMLETIANAAGGKYIDGNKTEKPVDFIEKLIANAQKSEFETKQFSDYKDQFQWFIGLGIFFLLIDVFFLDKKTKWVKKIDLFNEH; the protein is encoded by the coding sequence ATGTATCAAATAGAAGAACCAACATATTTTTATTATTTAGCAATTATTCCTGTAATAATTGTACTATTTCTATTGGCTTTTTGGTGGAAAAAAAGAACTCAAAAAAGATTTACTGATAGTCTTTTATTAGAAAAACTAGCCCCAAACACCTCCACTTTTAAATCCGTTTTAAAAATGATTTTTTTAATCATTGGAATTGGGTTTTTAGTGATTTCTTTGGTAAACCCTAAAATGGGAACCAAGTTAAAAACGGTAAAAAGAGAAGGTGTAGATGTTGTTTTTGCGTTGGATGTTTCTAAAAGTATGTTGACAGAAGATATTGCGCCAAACAGGCTAGAGAAAGCAAAGCAAATTATTTCTAAAATTATTGACAAATTAGGAAGCGATAGAGTTGGAATTATTATTTATGCAGGAAACTCGTATCCGCTTTTACCAATAACAACAGATCATGCAGCGGCAAAAATGTTTTTACAAAATGCAAGTCCAGATATGGTTTCGAGTCAAGGAACAGCCATCAACGAAGCATTAAATTTGGCAAAAACCTATTATAATAATGATGAACAAACCAATCGTTTTTTAATTATTCTTTCTGATGGAGAAGATCATCAAGAAGACACCAAACAAGTAGCGCAAAACATGTCTAAAGAAGGCATTAAAGTTTATACAATTGGTGTTGGAACAGAAAAAGGTGGACCAATACCGATGAAAATAAGCGGTTCTTTAATTGGGTATAAAAAATACAAAGGGGAAACGGTAATTAGCAAAAGAAAACCAGAGATGTTAGAAACAATTGCAAATGCTGCTGGCGGAAAATATATTGACGGAAATAAAACTGAAAAACCTGTGGATTTTATTGAAAAACTGATTGCTAATGCGCAAAAAAGTGAATTCGAAACCAAACAGTTTTCAGATTATAAAGATCAGTTTCAATGGTTTATTGGATTGGGAATTTTCTTTTTATTAATTGATGTTTTCTTTTTAGACAAGAAAACGAAATGGGTTAAAAAAATCGATTTATTTAATGAGCACTAA
- a CDS encoding tetratricopeptide repeat protein, with protein sequence MKTSYSFLLFLLFFTAFLNAQEVKDSIVLKREARSLLREGNELYQQEKYTDASVLFKKALEKSATYKKASYNLGNALYQQKNYKEAVPQYEVSAKSAEDKFTKAASFHNIGNAAMKQKQYQQAVDAYKNALRNNPNDDETRYNLAVAKKLLKKEKDKKDKNKDKKDDKKKDNKDKKENKDKKGDKEKNDDKGDKKKQDKKDDKQNDKKDGDKDKDQKQKKNPNDQKKNPQKQKPQKGTMTPQQIKQLLESLNNEEKKTQKKMNVQKTKGTKVKQEKDW encoded by the coding sequence ATGAAAACATCTTATTCATTTTTATTGTTTCTGCTGTTTTTTACAGCATTCTTAAACGCTCAAGAAGTTAAAGATTCTATCGTTTTAAAAAGAGAAGCAAGAAGTTTATTAAGAGAAGGAAACGAATTGTATCAGCAAGAAAAATACACAGACGCTAGTGTTTTATTTAAAAAAGCATTAGAAAAAAGTGCAACCTATAAAAAAGCAAGTTACAATTTAGGAAACGCTTTGTATCAACAAAAAAACTATAAAGAAGCTGTTCCGCAATACGAGGTTTCTGCAAAAAGTGCAGAAGATAAATTTACAAAAGCAGCCTCATTTCATAATATTGGTAATGCTGCGATGAAGCAAAAGCAATACCAACAAGCTGTTGATGCGTATAAAAATGCGTTAAGAAATAACCCGAATGATGATGAAACTCGTTACAATTTAGCCGTTGCTAAAAAGCTATTAAAAAAAGAGAAGGATAAAAAAGACAAAAATAAAGATAAAAAGGACGACAAGAAAAAAGACAACAAAGACAAAAAGGAGAATAAAGATAAAAAAGGCGACAAAGAGAAAAACGACGACAAAGGAGATAAAAAGAAACAAGATAAAAAAGACGACAAACAGAACGACAAGAAAGACGGAGATAAAGACAAGGATCAAAAACAAAAGAAAAACCCGAACGATCAAAAAAAGAATCCGCAAAAACAAAAGCCACAAAAAGGGACTATGACACCTCAGCAAATTAAACAATTACTAGAAAGTTTAAACAACGAGGAAAAGAAAACCCAAAAGAAAATGAATGTTCAAAAAACCAAAGGGACGAAAGTTAAACAAGAAAAAGATTGGTAA
- a CDS encoding BatD family protein, protein MKNKSIYIFLFLSFIAQSIFAQTDFKTTVSKSKLGVNERFRIEFSINKQGGDNFTPPSFKNFKVVAGPSQSVNQSWINGSVSFSQSYTYVLEPKAIGTFSISGATIQLNGKTLTSNSVKINILKAVDIPPNPNDPNYIAQQNVHLVAEVSKTKPYVGEGIYVEYKLYVSENISVKDFSVTDTPQYNGFWNQDIKINNLQIKNGIYNGENYRYVVLKKALLIPTKSGKLVIEPMKMDILIGVPTGRGDFFGNAITRNITKVFSSPKRDISVKQLPLKNKPGNFNGAVGDFDFSITSSKNDLKANESSQIKVAVSGKGNLKLFELPQIETPKELEIYTPEHKEAIRTTLNGIQGSVYDLYTVVPQFKGKYKIPKVSFSYFNPSEKKYKTITTEDLFVHVLEGKKVVSTTNNVIKKDVAITGANFRYIQTKSVFSPSKKEDFFTSNLFYILLLLPLIAIPIGIVIYNISSKRNSDLVGVKQRKADRLARKYLSEAKKQLGNKDKFYIALEKALHNYLKAKLQIETADISRDNIIEILNSKQIDDATINNFIEVLNNCDIARYTPITVVMMNDDFEKSIKVITALDKQL, encoded by the coding sequence ATGAAAAACAAAAGCATTTACATATTTTTATTCCTGAGTTTTATTGCTCAATCTATTTTTGCTCAAACAGATTTTAAAACCACTGTAAGCAAAAGTAAATTAGGGGTAAATGAGCGCTTTAGAATTGAATTCTCTATCAACAAACAAGGCGGAGATAATTTTACACCTCCAAGTTTTAAAAATTTTAAAGTTGTTGCTGGCCCAAGTCAATCTGTAAATCAATCTTGGATAAACGGCAGCGTAAGTTTTTCGCAATCGTACACCTATGTTCTTGAACCAAAAGCAATTGGTACATTTTCAATTTCTGGAGCAACAATTCAGTTAAACGGAAAAACACTGACGTCGAATTCGGTAAAAATCAATATTCTAAAAGCAGTAGATATTCCTCCAAATCCGAATGATCCAAATTATATTGCGCAACAAAATGTGCATTTGGTTGCCGAAGTTTCTAAAACGAAACCTTATGTTGGAGAAGGGATTTATGTAGAATACAAATTGTATGTAAGCGAAAATATTAGTGTTAAAGATTTTTCTGTTACCGACACACCACAATACAATGGTTTTTGGAATCAAGATATAAAGATTAATAATTTACAGATTAAAAACGGCATCTATAACGGAGAAAATTATCGTTATGTAGTCTTAAAAAAAGCCTTGTTGATTCCGACTAAATCTGGAAAATTAGTGATTGAACCCATGAAAATGGATATTTTAATTGGTGTGCCAACCGGAAGAGGAGATTTCTTTGGAAATGCAATTACAAGAAATATTACCAAAGTATTTTCATCACCAAAAAGAGATATTAGCGTAAAACAATTGCCGCTAAAAAATAAACCTGGAAACTTTAATGGCGCTGTTGGAGATTTTGATTTTAGCATTACTTCTAGTAAAAATGATTTAAAAGCAAACGAATCTTCGCAAATAAAAGTTGCTGTTAGCGGAAAAGGAAATTTAAAATTATTTGAACTTCCACAAATTGAAACGCCAAAAGAGTTAGAGATTTACACTCCAGAACACAAGGAAGCAATTAGAACAACGTTGAACGGAATTCAAGGTTCTGTCTATGATTTATACACCGTTGTTCCGCAATTTAAAGGAAAATACAAAATTCCGAAAGTATCGTTTTCTTATTTTAATCCATCAGAAAAAAAATACAAAACCATTACAACTGAAGACTTGTTTGTACATGTTTTAGAAGGAAAAAAGGTAGTTAGTACAACAAACAATGTTATTAAAAAAGATGTTGCAATCACTGGAGCTAATTTTAGATACATTCAAACAAAAAGTGTTTTTTCTCCATCAAAAAAAGAAGATTTCTTTACCTCCAATCTTTTTTACATATTGCTTTTGTTACCGTTAATTGCAATTCCGATTGGAATTGTTATTTACAATATTTCATCAAAAAGAAATAGTGATCTTGTTGGTGTAAAACAGCGAAAAGCAGATCGATTGGCTAGAAAATATTTATCAGAAGCAAAAAAACAATTAGGCAATAAAGATAAATTTTATATCGCTTTAGAAAAAGCGTTGCACAATTATTTAAAAGCAAAATTACAAATAGAAACGGCTGATATCAGCAGAGACAATATCATCGAAATTTTAAATTCTAAACAGATTGATGATGCTACAATTAACAATTTTATAGAAGTATTGAATAATTGTGATATTGCTCGTTACACACCAATAACTGTTGTAATGATGAATGATGATTTTGAAAAATCGATAAAAGTAATAACCGCATTAGACAAACAATTATAA
- a CDS encoding tetratricopeptide repeat protein, with product MKKLFFFLCMLSSTIFVAQTSTKMLFDNANLLYKDGKFEEAIKIYQEIEAKDSVSSTLYYNLGNSYYKLNKVAHAIYNYEKALMLNPLNKDAATNLGFARRMTIDNIEELPKTFLQRLEINYLQKFTYNQWAMFTIVFSFLAAILFLLFYFSTISNKKRIYFLTSMLSFFLLIISVFITYHQYQKALNTKYAIIFSPKTTVNNAPILNSDEIFELHEGTKVRVLDAVDNWKKIKLSDGKIGWISADNLKMLTDK from the coding sequence ATGAAAAAACTATTTTTCTTTTTATGTATGCTGTCTTCAACAATTTTTGTTGCACAAACAAGTACAAAAATGTTGTTTGATAATGCAAACCTTTTGTATAAAGATGGCAAGTTTGAAGAAGCTATTAAAATCTATCAAGAAATAGAAGCAAAAGATTCCGTTTCTTCAACGTTGTATTACAATTTAGGGAATTCTTATTATAAATTAAATAAGGTCGCACACGCTATTTATAATTACGAAAAAGCATTAATGTTAAATCCATTAAACAAAGATGCGGCAACTAATTTAGGATTTGCAAGAAGAATGACAATTGATAATATTGAAGAACTTCCTAAAACCTTTTTACAACGATTAGAAATCAATTATTTGCAAAAATTTACTTACAACCAGTGGGCAATGTTCACAATTGTGTTTTCGTTTTTAGCCGCAATATTATTTTTGCTTTTTTACTTTTCAACGATTTCTAATAAAAAAAGAATTTATTTCTTAACCAGCATGTTGTCTTTTTTCTTGCTGATAATTTCTGTGTTTATTACGTATCATCAATATCAAAAAGCATTGAATACGAAATATGCCATTATTTTTTCTCCAAAAACAACTGTAAACAATGCACCAATACTAAATTCTGATGAAATTTTTGAGTTGCATGAAGGTACAAAGGTTCGTGTTTTAGATGCGGTAGATAATTGGAAAAAAATAAAATTGTCTGACGGTAAAATAGGTTGGATTTCTGCAGATAATCTTAAAATGTTAACCGATAAATAG